From the Fuerstiella sp. genome, the window TGTTTATTGCTCAAACACGTCGTGCCCCCAGCGCCGCTATCAATCAGCGATGCAAGAACTTTAACCGCATGGACCTGACTCGTGCTCAGTTCGAAGCCCTGGATGCAGGCGCCCATCAGCCGGTTCTGCTTTCGGTCGATGGCTTTCTGACCGAAGGTCCGGGGTTCAACTGCTGGCTCGTTCGCGACGGGAAACTGTTCACTCCTCGCGATGACATACTGGAGGGGATTACGCGCCGCACTGTGTTCGACCTCTGCAGGATGGCAGAACTTGACGCAGAGGCAGCCCCGTTGCTGCCGGAAGATCTTTTAAACGCTGATGAAGCGTTTCTTTCTTCTACAGCGGGCGGAATCTTTCCCGTCACACAAGTCAATGGTCAACCCGTTGGTGACGGTATTCCTGGACAGATTACCTGCCGGCTCCGGGACTTCTACTGGGACAAACGTGCCGAAGGCTGGCACGGTACGTCGGTGGCTGATCTGACTGCTGCTCCGGAGCCAACACCAGGTTGACCCGTACGTGCGGGGTTGTCGTTGCGGTTGTCAATGACACATGACCTGCAGAAAACTCGTTGTGATTTGGCGACCGGGCAACATTGAATGCCGAGATCATGCCAACTCGTTCCACTGGAAGATCACACCCAGCATGTTTTTCTCGCGACGACATGCCATTTCATAGGCCTCCGCCATTTTACTGTAGTGGAACCGATGGGTGATCAGCCGCTTGGGTTCCAGGTTTCCGTTGGCCATCAGGTCGAGTACGTATTCACATTCCCGCCAGCGATCAAAAGCAGCGGATTGATGCGGATACAAATGACCGGTCTGACCGGAGACAGCAATCAGTGATATGCCTTTCCGGTAGAACCATTTCATGTCGAGCGGATTGAAATCCAGTGGTGGTTCTCCCCGGCCCGGCAGAGCCACAATCGAGACTCGTCCGTTTGGCCGGACAATTTCGACAGATGTCCGATAAGCAGGCCAGGGATTTGCTGTTTGAATCACCAGGTCCACAC encodes:
- a CDS encoding aminotransferase class IV, whose translation is MAPSNGIAYQRGQYVSVSDISIPLVDPAFTKSDAVFDVVSVRDRRFFRLDDHIARFLESSRYVRMVPPCSEDRIKQIAAQCVDRAGFTDACVYFLCLRGRFPPGAAIADPRTCEQEFIAYSIPWYTTVPAECAQTGAHLFIAQTRRAPSAAINQRCKNFNRMDLTRAQFEALDAGAHQPVLLSVDGFLTEGPGFNCWLVRDGKLFTPRDDILEGITRRTVFDLCRMAELDAEAAPLLPEDLLNADEAFLSSTAGGIFPVTQVNGQPVGDGIPGQITCRLRDFYWDKRAEGWHGTSVADLTAAPEPTPG